One Bremerella alba genomic window, CTTTTACGATCCAGAAAAGTTAAATGGAAGGATGAGAATCAAATTAGTAAGAGCTGAGTAATTTGTGCTTTTACACACAATGAAATGTGCTAACTGTTGACATTCGGCAACTCGAAACCACTGCGCGAAGGTCTGGCAAGCAGTTGATTCGCTTCGGGCGAGTCGTGGAACTGTTCGGTCTGGGGGTTGAACTGCAACGTCGGACCAAGTTGATACGTGGCGTTCGATAAATTTATGCCGGCTGCGTCGACCAGATGGCGCTTCATCTCGTCGAACGATTCCGCAGCTATCTGGTTTTCGGATAGACCTTTAGGTGAGTTGTTGAATGAAGTCTTCTCGCCCAGGCGATAAGAAATATTGCCCAGGTGAGCCACCACACCTGTACGATGCCCATCCAACATGTCCGAGGCCAGGTCTTCGCTTTTGCGGCTACGGACACAATCGACGAAGTTTTGAAAGTGAGCGCGGGCGTAATTTTCGGGAAGTCCGCTTAGAGGGGCTCCCTCGATCACTTCCCCGGTTTTCTTTCCGCGAGGGTAGAATTTTCCATCTTTGATCGTCCCTTCGTCGGTGTGAAAATCAATGCCCATTCTCAGCGGCTTGTCGAAGTGCAGTCCCCGTTGTTGGCAAACCAACTTGGCGTCACCGAAATCGTAAAGCGTTAGCTGTGTATTAGGGGTTTCGGCCTGGTCTTCGTATCCGAAGCGACCGCCAAGACTAACAACGGACTTCGGGTCGGCGTTCTCGGGCATCGCCCAACGTGCCATCTCAAATTCGTGAGCACCAAGATTGCCGATCTCACCGGCACCATAGTCCCACATCCAATGCCACTGATAGTGAACCAAATTTGTCCGAAAAGGCTTCATCGGGGCCGGCCCAGTCCACAGGTCGTAGTCCAACTCGCGGGGCGGCGGGACCGCAGCCTTGAATCCGATGCTCGTTCGAGGACGAAAGATTTGAATGTTGGCCGTCTGCAACTTGCCGTACTTGCCTTCGCGGATGTCGGTTGTGTAGGCCTGCCACTTGGGATCGGAACGCCACTGCGTACCGTGCTGCACGATACGGTTGTACTTTTGGGCCGCTTCCACCATGCGGCGGCCTTCCACGATGGTGTGGCTACAAGGCTTCTCGACGTAAACGTCTTTGCCTGCCTGACATGCCCAAATGGTCATCAGGGCATGCCAGTGATTGGGCGTCGCGATTGAGACCGCGTCTAAGCTCGCATCATCAAGTGCCTCGCGGATGTCTTGCACGCAATGCGGCTTTTTTCCTGTCTGTTGCTCTACTAACGCGCTTCGCGATTTGAAAAGACGACTGTCGGGATCGACGAGGTGGGTGACCTCAACATCCTTCATTCCCCCGAAGACAGCCATATGGATTTTTCCACGACCGTTGATTCCGGCCACGGCAACACGAACCCGATCATTGGCTCCGAGGACTTGGCCGGAAGACTTGGTTCCGGAAATCGTTATCGAGGCAGCAACGCCGCCGGCAGCCACCTGCTTCAAAAACTTGCGACGGGTAGGTCGATTCATGGTCGATCACTTTGAGGAGTTTTATGCTGGCGAGATTCGAAAAGGACTTGTTTTCTTAACGACGACACCACCGGCTAGGAAAGATCAGGCGTCACTTCTTTGAGGTAAGGATGTAGAGCCTCGAAGTGCTTTTCAGCTGCTGCAACCTGTTCATCGCTAAGCTTGAGTTCTGAGATTTTGGGTGTGGTAGGAGTTGACTTGCCTGGCCCGTAATTGCGCGACACTAAGTTTTTAAATACGCCTCGCTTCTTCCAGATGTACAAGTTGGCACCGCGAAGACTACCAGGCTTCACTTTGACCATTTGAATGAACTTATTAAATATGTCCTTCAAAGTCTCCGAATCTTCACCACTTTGCTGTAGTTCCCAGATTTGGGTGAGAACGTCCGCATAGGCAGCGCGTTCTGTAATCACACCTTCCGAGCCGAGGTCCGATTCTTTGAGCCAATGAAGCCCGCCACGCGCACTAAACACACGACGAACCGGAGGCATCTCGGCAAGCGAGGCCCGCATTCGCCCTAACACATCGCCGGCCTCTTCCTTGATATAGCCAAAGTGCGGATGCTCCTTAGCCAAATCAATCATCAGTTGCGGCGAAGGAAGTGGCCCTTTGTAGGCAACACCACCGGTTGTCTGGAGAATCACCGGACGCTTGGCCACTTCCGCCAAGGCGTTCCAATATTGACGCAAATCGTCTTCCGTTTTCCCAGAGTCAGGCGGTCGAGAGATTATCGCCTCGGGCGCCAACTTTTCAGCATGCTCGGCAAATTCGAGCATCTCTGCGGTATCCTTCCCCTGGACGCCGAGGCATAGCGAAGTAGGCAGACTTCGGGCAGTTTCGGCCAACACCTCCATCCCCTTCTTCTTCTCGTCCATAGTCAGCAGATCGACGCTATCTCCTGACTGGGGCCAGATCATCCCTGGGCAGCCACCCCAAGCAACGAACTTGGCCTGCTTAGCCAAGACATCGTAATCGACCTCTCCTGACTCTGTGAACGGAGTGGACAGAATCGGAAACGGTCCCCGAACCTTGGGGTCGGCCTGAGCAGCGGTGTCGTTTTGTTCAGCAAACAAAGGTTTTCCCGGCAGAACCGCGCTGGCCACGACCCCAGAAAAACCAGCTACTGCGCCTTTAATTACCGCCCGACGGGATATGTTCTGCTTAAACACCATGGTGCTCCTTGGAGTTCAATTTAAATATTGCATATTGCATATTACAGTAACAGTGCTCGGCCTAATGAGCAAGAGAAAGCTCTTGGAAATCATTAAAAACAAAAAGATTCCCTTCCATAAGTTTTCTCAGATGGAAGCTCGAGGGCCGAATCGTATTTCCACGATAATCCAAGGTTGGCATTTGGTGGGAGAACGCAGGACTCTAATGAAAAAGGCAAGCGGCCCAGTAGCGGGACGAGGCGTATTACCTAAAGAGATGCCCGCTTAACCGGCTTCTTCTTCCGGGAAGTGATTTTGAATGAAGTCTTCCAGGAAGGTGTCCAGGTGTGACTCGATTGCTTTTTGTGAAGCGTCCGAATCCTCGGAAAGAAGGGCTTCGACGATCACCAGGTGTTCCTGGTTTTCTTCTATTCGGACAAAGCGGTCCGAAGCACGCAGCAAGATATAATAAGCATCCGCCATTGCTTTGCAGATTGTCCAGCAGCGAGCTATTTCTTCTTGCAAACGTCGATTTTGGCAATATGCAGCAATCATCGTATGCAAGCGAATATCGAGCTCTCGAGTTGACTCGCTGGATGTCGCGGTCGGAGCTTCACTGATGACTTGTATCAATTCGTCGTGCATCAGCTCCAGTTGTTCTCGTGGTATTTTTCCACATGCACAACGGATCGCTTCACGTTCCAGTATTTTCCGAAATTGGATTAGGTCCCGTGCTTCTTGAGGACCAAATTCGCGAACCAATGCTCCTTTATGCGGAAGGACCTCCACCATTCCCAGCGATTCCAGCTCCATCAGGGCTTCTCGAACCGGCGTTCGACTCACTCCGAACTGCTCTGCGAGTGGCTGTACGGTGAGTTTCTCGCCAGCTTTGAAGTGACGCGCAAAAATACCAATGGCCAAACGCTGGCTGACTTGCGTTCGCAAACCGCCACGTTGAAGGGGTTTCGTAATGTCGCTCACCGAAGCAAGTGACAATGGCTGAAGGTCCGTTGCAGATTTCATGCTGTATATTGTATACAAAAAGCGATTTGATTTGCCAGTCGATTTACGAGTGGTTGCGCTATCTTAACCAGGAGCGGCCAGCGACGCATATTTGGAATGCAAGAGAATCTCTTTCACGACCGCTTCGCGAAATGCTGCAGTGTCGGGGAATCGACTTTCCAGTAATAAGAGCGGAGCGTACTGCAGATAGAAGACGAGCAACTCAGTGATCTACAATGGGAGTGTCTCGGCTGGTCCCGTTACCGCCAGAGGCACGAGACCCTGCTGACATGTAAAGCCGGCCAGGTTATTTGAGTGATCCGATCCGAATGTCACTCATCGGAGCCATTCGGGCTTAAGTAGTGGCCATCTTATAGCTTTCGCGAATACGGTTCGTTTGACAAAGCAGTTGGCGTAACGCAGACGCACGAAACTATGAAACCTGCGGAAAAGTTTTCTCGTTGGACTACGGAGATACGACCGGCACAACAACATAAGGCGTTTCAATCTGCCAGTTGGGCCAGAACTCGCCTCCGGAGTCATGTCGCGCTTCGAGGTAATATTGGAAATCGAATTTGGGGTCGAGTTCCTTGGCACGGATAAACGCGTGGTAATTTCCGTCCGGAACATGTTTGATCATCGAAATGCGTTTCCACGCGTTCGTTTGATTGAGGGGGCGATAATATACCGACACGTTGTTCAGCGGCCGATCACTTTCTATTTAAACACTTAGCGTGAGATTTTTCCCCGGCAAGGCTGTTTCAATTCGCTTTCGGTCACATTTCGATCTTCTATCGCATTCTGGTCCCACTGTGAGGTAGATCTCGGTAAGATTCGAAATAATAAGCTGAGGCCCAATTACTGTTCATTACTTTGTACTAAACATGTTTTCAGGCTAATGGTTCGCCAGCAGGCAGTCAGGGCTCTCTAGCCTTACAGATTCTTAATTTGTGCTCACCCTTAGGGACGCAGACCGACAATTAGCACGGGATCGATTCCGCCGGTTGCTTCAAGGAACTCGAGTTTTCTCAAGGACTCACCTTCGTCGTAGCCTAGGTCACTCAAGTCAATGGAAACGGCTAATGCACGCGCGTCAATGTTGACTTGGCGTCCGTGCATGAATTGA contains:
- a CDS encoding Gfo/Idh/MocA family protein gives rise to the protein MNRPTRRKFLKQVAAGGVAASITISGTKSSGQVLGANDRVRVAVAGINGRGKIHMAVFGGMKDVEVTHLVDPDSRLFKSRSALVEQQTGKKPHCVQDIREALDDASLDAVSIATPNHWHALMTIWACQAGKDVYVEKPCSHTIVEGRRMVEAAQKYNRIVQHGTQWRSDPKWQAYTTDIREGKYGKLQTANIQIFRPRTSIGFKAAVPPPRELDYDLWTGPAPMKPFRTNLVHYQWHWMWDYGAGEIGNLGAHEFEMARWAMPENADPKSVVSLGGRFGYEDQAETPNTQLTLYDFGDAKLVCQQRGLHFDKPLRMGIDFHTDEGTIKDGKFYPRGKKTGEVIEGAPLSGLPENYARAHFQNFVDCVRSRKSEDLASDMLDGHRTGVVAHLGNISYRLGEKTSFNNSPKGLSENQIAAESFDEMKRHLVDAAGINLSNATYQLGPTLQFNPQTEQFHDSPEANQLLARPSRSGFELPNVNS
- a CDS encoding dihydrodipicolinate synthase family protein; this translates as MFAEQNDTAAQADPKVRGPFPILSTPFTESGEVDYDVLAKQAKFVAWGGCPGMIWPQSGDSVDLLTMDEKKKGMEVLAETARSLPTSLCLGVQGKDTAEMLEFAEHAEKLAPEAIISRPPDSGKTEDDLRQYWNALAEVAKRPVILQTTGGVAYKGPLPSPQLMIDLAKEHPHFGYIKEEAGDVLGRMRASLAEMPPVRRVFSARGGLHWLKESDLGSEGVITERAAYADVLTQIWELQQSGEDSETLKDIFNKFIQMVKVKPGSLRGANLYIWKKRGVFKNLVSRNYGPGKSTPTTPKISELKLSDEQVAAAEKHFEALHPYLKEVTPDLS
- a CDS encoding GntR family transcriptional regulator, producing MKSATDLQPLSLASVSDITKPLQRGGLRTQVSQRLAIGIFARHFKAGEKLTVQPLAEQFGVSRTPVREALMELESLGMVEVLPHKGALVREFGPQEARDLIQFRKILEREAIRCACGKIPREQLELMHDELIQVISEAPTATSSESTRELDIRLHTMIAAYCQNRRLQEEIARCWTICKAMADAYYILLRASDRFVRIEENQEHLVIVEALLSEDSDASQKAIESHLDTFLEDFIQNHFPEEEAG